The following are from one region of the Paenibacillus bovis genome:
- the nikA gene encoding nickel ABC transporter substrate-binding protein has translation MLGACSSPSSSAKEQGKHISFLYNFSTNSLDPHVDSSYVPIRAGITETLVRLDEDNLTVAPWLAESWEGTDGQNWKIKLRDNVTFQNGKPMTGDAVKASLDRAMTESIAVKNALKIKSIQADGNTLQIVTTQPFPEFISELVNPNTSIIDVTETDVVNKPVGTGPFLLSSFTPGSKLEVKRYDGYWDGASPLDGVTFAFNEDANARSLALRSGQVDIVYRPEIESLDTLNAEPGIKVESTSTFRVHQLTMNMERPALQDVNVRRAMDALIDRQKIVDTILLGHGEAATGPFLPSLPFAPTYEPSPLGADAAVDYLQQAGYSLVNGQMQKDGKPLQLTLLTYPARADLPLIAQVFQSDAKKIGIQVEIRQIDTPEDYMAANRDWDLATYSNLTAPRGDAGYYLNATYHPDGALNFSGAEDPKLTAIIDQLNRTVEPEKRAVLAERAADYVHDNVINSFVLHPSTIVAYNEEKVKNWITTRSEYYMITNKLDVM, from the coding sequence ATGCTCGGAGCCTGCTCGTCTCCTTCTTCCAGCGCCAAGGAGCAGGGCAAGCATATCAGCTTCCTGTATAACTTCTCTACCAACTCGCTTGATCCGCATGTGGACTCCAGTTATGTGCCGATTCGTGCCGGGATTACCGAGACGCTGGTTCGTCTGGATGAAGACAATCTGACAGTCGCGCCATGGCTCGCCGAGAGCTGGGAAGGGACAGATGGGCAGAACTGGAAAATAAAGCTGCGGGATAATGTGACTTTCCAAAATGGCAAGCCGATGACAGGAGACGCGGTCAAAGCTTCCCTGGATCGTGCCATGACCGAGAGCATCGCTGTCAAAAATGCACTCAAGATCAAAAGTATTCAGGCAGATGGAAATACGCTGCAGATCGTAACCACCCAGCCTTTTCCGGAATTTATCTCGGAGCTGGTCAATCCCAATACTTCGATTATCGATGTGACCGAGACAGATGTAGTGAACAAGCCTGTTGGTACAGGACCTTTTCTGCTGAGTTCGTTCACACCCGGCAGCAAGCTGGAAGTCAAGCGGTATGATGGTTACTGGGATGGCGCCTCTCCACTGGATGGAGTAACTTTTGCCTTTAACGAGGATGCCAATGCCCGTTCGCTGGCGCTGCGCTCCGGACAGGTGGATATCGTATATCGTCCCGAAATAGAGAGCCTGGATACACTAAATGCCGAGCCGGGGATCAAGGTGGAATCGACGTCTACGTTCCGGGTGCATCAGTTAACGATGAATATGGAGCGTCCGGCTCTGCAGGATGTCAATGTACGCCGGGCGATGGACGCACTGATCGACCGGCAGAAGATCGTAGATACGATCCTGCTGGGACATGGAGAAGCGGCAACAGGACCTTTCCTGCCATCGCTGCCATTTGCACCGACCTATGAACCGTCTCCACTGGGAGCGGACGCAGCCGTAGATTATCTTCAGCAGGCAGGCTACTCGCTCGTCAACGGCCAGATGCAAAAAGACGGCAAGCCGCTGCAGTTAACCTTGCTGACCTACCCGGCACGGGCGGATCTACCGCTGATCGCACAGGTGTTCCAGTCCGACGCCAAAAAGATCGGTATTCAGGTGGAAATTCGCCAGATAGATACACCGGAAGATTATATGGCAGCCAATCGCGATTGGGATCTGGCGACCTACAGTAATCTGACCGCGCCGCGCGGAGATGCAGGTTATTATCTGAATGCCACCTATCATCCGGATGGCGCACTGAATTTTAGTGGAGCAGAAGATCCCAAGCTGACAGCTATTATCGACCAATTGAACCGTACTGTCGAGCCGGAGAAACGGGCTGTACTGGCCGAGCGGGCTGCTGATTATGTACATGATAATGTAATTAATTCCTTTGTTCTGCACCCGTCGACCATCGTGGCTTATAACGAAGAGAAAGTGAAAAACTGGATCACGACGCGCAGTGAATACTATATGATTACCAACAAGCTGGATGTGATGTAA
- the nikB gene encoding nickel ABC transporter permease — MGRILIRKFLETLGFVLFITFISFLFIRMAPGDPVLTILNVDELSVSQEQVEALREEMGFNQPLLVQYGQWLLDFVRLDFGQSYVTGQPVMKMIMGGLPATLELTGGALVIMLLIALPLGSLSALYRNSWIDHMSRLLSIIGAAVPSFWLGLILIDLFGVRLGWLPTMGRDGWISLLLPSLTLGLAISSVYVRLLRSSLLDSLGQEFVRAARARGYSELRIFWVHALRHSLPPVITVFGVSLGSLIGGVVVIEVLFAYPGIGKLVVDSIRQRDYPLIQGYILVMAAIVFVVNTLVDLSYRYLNPEMKLKERKTG; from the coding sequence ATGGGCCGGATTCTGATCCGCAAATTTCTGGAAACCCTTGGGTTTGTATTGTTTATTACTTTTATTAGTTTTCTATTTATCCGTATGGCACCGGGCGATCCGGTGCTGACGATTCTGAATGTGGATGAATTATCCGTCAGTCAGGAGCAGGTAGAGGCATTAAGAGAAGAGATGGGATTCAATCAGCCATTGCTCGTTCAATACGGGCAGTGGCTGCTGGATTTCGTACGGCTGGATTTTGGACAGTCGTATGTAACCGGTCAGCCTGTTATGAAAATGATTATGGGCGGGCTGCCGGCGACACTGGAATTAACCGGCGGTGCGCTGGTAATTATGCTGCTGATTGCGCTACCGCTCGGCTCTCTGTCGGCTTTGTACCGGAACAGCTGGATCGATCATATGAGCCGGCTGCTGTCGATTATAGGCGCGGCGGTGCCTAGCTTTTGGCTTGGCTTGATTCTGATAGATCTGTTCGGCGTCCGGCTCGGCTGGCTGCCGACCATGGGACGGGATGGATGGATTTCGCTGCTGCTGCCTTCCCTGACACTGGGACTGGCTATTTCCAGCGTGTATGTACGTCTGCTGCGTTCGAGTCTTCTGGATTCGCTCGGACAGGAGTTTGTACGGGCTGCACGGGCGCGGGGATACAGTGAATTACGTATTTTCTGGGTACATGCCCTTCGTCATAGCCTGCCGCCTGTGATTACGGTATTTGGCGTCAGTCTGGGCAGTCTGATCGGGGGTGTCGTGGTGATCGAGGTATTGTTTGCCTATCCCGGTATCGGCAAGCTGGTCGTGGATTCGATCCGCCAGCGGGATTATCCGCTGATTCAGGGCTATATTCTGGTGATGGCGGCTATCGTATTTGTCGTTAATACACTGGTGGATCTATCCTACCGTTACCTTAACCCCGAGATGAAGCTCAAAGAAAGGAAGACCGGCTGA
- the nikC gene encoding nickel transporter permease yields MRELSIPAMPRRSKHGWQGVIAFLFVLVTIVASIYAFGWLKYDPNTTDLGDRLQEMSMLHPLGTDHLGRDVLTRLLLGGQQTLGYSLLALGAALLIGIPFGLISGYRRGWVDRIFMRIADSFLSFPDTIVAIVLSGLLGAGIGNLVLAIVVVKWVNYARLVRSTVLSEAQKDYVQIARTNGLSPATIMRRHLLPHVLGHVLVLASLDLGKIILLISAFSYIGLGAQPPTPEWGAMLNDSRPYFQSRPELMIYPGLAIVSVVLLANMLGDYLRDRFDVKREVQS; encoded by the coding sequence ATGAGAGAATTATCCATACCTGCGATGCCACGGCGCAGCAAGCACGGCTGGCAGGGAGTTATCGCATTTTTATTTGTTCTGGTTACGATTGTGGCTTCGATTTATGCTTTTGGTTGGCTTAAATATGATCCCAATACGACGGATCTTGGTGATCGTCTGCAGGAGATGAGCATGCTGCATCCGCTGGGTACGGATCATCTGGGCAGGGATGTGCTGACGCGTCTGCTGCTTGGTGGACAACAGACGCTAGGTTACAGTCTGCTCGCGCTGGGAGCAGCACTGCTGATCGGTATTCCGTTCGGGCTGATTTCGGGATACCGCCGTGGCTGGGTTGACCGGATCTTTATGCGGATCGCAGACAGCTTTTTGTCTTTTCCCGATACGATTGTAGCGATTGTATTGAGCGGTCTGCTCGGTGCAGGCATCGGCAATCTGGTACTGGCGATCGTGGTTGTAAAATGGGTCAACTATGCGCGGCTCGTACGCAGCACGGTATTGTCCGAGGCGCAAAAAGATTATGTACAGATTGCACGTACCAACGGGTTGTCGCCAGCCACTATTATGCGCAGGCATCTGTTGCCGCATGTACTTGGTCATGTGCTCGTATTGGCGAGTCTGGATCTGGGCAAAATTATTTTGCTGATCTCGGCATTCTCTTATATTGGACTGGGGGCACAGCCGCCAACACCGGAATGGGGAGCGATGCTTAATGATTCGCGTCCATATTTCCAGTCGCGTCCGGAGCTGATGATCTATCCGGGACTGGCGATTGTATCGGTCGTACTGCTGGCGAATATGCTGGGCGATTATTTGCGTGACCGTTTTGATGTGAAAAGGGAGGTGCAATCATGA